One region of Rana temporaria chromosome 9, aRanTem1.1, whole genome shotgun sequence genomic DNA includes:
- the BCKDHA gene encoding 2-oxoisovalerate dehydrogenase subunit alpha, mitochondrial, whose translation MAALRALLRIRAPAGWRGMVGRQATRPLSEFTSLEEKPQFPGASAVFMDSLEFIQPNVISGIPVYRVMDRQGQILNASEDPNIPKEQVLKFYHTMTLLNTMDRILYESQRQGRISFYMTNYGEEGTHVGSAAALDDTDLVFGQYREAGVLMYRGYPLDLFMAQCYANALDTGKGRQMPVHYGCKERNFVTISSPLATQIPQAVGAAYAIKRENVDRAVICYFGEGAASEGDAHAAFNFAATLECPVIFFCRNNGYAISTPTSEQYRGDGIAARGPGYGIMSIRVDGNDVFAVYNATKEARRRAVAENQPFLIEAMTYRIGHHSTSDDSSAYRSVDEVNYWDKQDHPISRLRHYMAHKGWWDEDQEKIWRKKSRKLVMESFEEAERKRKPKLEHLFSDVYAEMPQHIKKQEESLAKHLKLYGEHYPLDSYEK comes from the exons GCTACTCGCCCCCTCAGTGAATTCACATCTCTGGAGGAAAAGCCGCAGTTCCCGGGAGCCTCAGCTGTGTTTATGGACTCTCTGGAGTTTATCCAGCCCAATGTCATCTCTGGGATTCCGGTGTATCGGGTGATGGACCGTCAGGGGCAGATTCTCAACGCCAGTGAAGACCCCAAT ATCCCTAAGGAGCAAGTACTTAAGTTCTACCACACTATGACCCTACTTAACACTATGGATAGGATCCTCTATGAGTCTCAAAGACAG GGAAGAATTTCATTCTACATGACAAATTATGGCGAGGAGGGAACACATGTGGGAAGTGCAGCAGCTCTTGATGACACAGACTTGGTATTTGGACAGTATCGAGAGGCAG GAGTCCTGATGTACAGGGGCTATCCTTTGGATCTTTTCATGGCACAGTGTTATGCTAATGCCTTAGACACTGGCAAGGGGCGACAAATGCCTGTACATTATGGCTGTAAAGAACGGAATTTTGTTACCATCTCTTCTCCATTAGCAACACAGATACCACAAG CCGTGGGTGCAGCGTATGCCATAAAACGTGAAAATGTAGATCGTGCCGTCATTTGTTACTTCGGGGAAGGTGCGGCAAGTGAAGGAGACGCCCATGCTGCATTTAACTTTGCTGCCACGTTGGAGTGTCCAGTGATCTTCTTCTGTAGGAATAATGGATACGCCATATCCACCCCGACCTCTGAGCAGTACCGCGGGGACGGCATTG CTGCCCGAGGACCTGGTTATGGAATCATGTCTATTCGAGTGGACGGAAATGATGTCTTCGCAGTGTACAATGCGACCAAAGAGGCAAGGCGCAGAGCAGTTGCAGAGAACCAGCCGTTCCTCATAGAGGCTATGACTTACAG GATCGGACATCACAGCACCAGCGATGACAGTTCTGCCTACCGGTCAGTGGATGAAGTCAACTACTGGGACAAACAGGATCACCCCATTTCTCGGCTTCGTCATTACATGGCACACAAGGGCTGGTGGGATGAGGATCAGGAGAAAATATGGAGGAAAAAGTCCCGCAAACTG GTGATGGAATCTTTTGAAGAGGCTGAACGCAAACGTAAGCCCAAACTCGAGCACCTTTTCAGTGATGTCTATGCTGAGATGCcacaacatataaaaaaacaggaAGAGTCCCTGGCGAAACATCTGAAGTTGTATGGGGAGCATTACCCTCTGGACAGCTATGAGAAGTAA